GAGACTACTCTACAcctacaaaaaaatataaaatgagaaggaaagaaagagagagtaatATTTTTAATCTTGCAAGCTAGTCAGAATGTATGTAATTCACTATCTCAgaagtcaaaaacaaaaattttttttttcctggccACCATCTATATACATTTATATAACTAAAGAAGAACCTAAACCAGATGATTTCTCAATATTATCTGATCAGCAATCTAACTCTCTCAGCATATCACtccattgagtattttttttttttttgattgatttatttatttagattaATTGTTCATCAGGGTGATCAGACTGTGAAGATGAAAGTCAACTTGATCATGACTGACTACTCTATGCCTGGAATGACTGGCTATGATTTGCTGAAAAGAGTCAAGGTCAACTCATCACCTTCCTCACAACTCCTTCCTCTCATTCTATACTCACATTCTTCTtttatgttatatatatatccggctcctctccagcgcacaTGGTGCGGCTGGGGGGGTTCAATCCACACCACCACATGCATCTCAGTGCACTAGCGTGTGGATCAAGGCCTCCCCAACCGGATGATGTGTGCTGAACATCGTTCCGCacgggagaggagctcaatccattTATTTATGGGTTTTGTTTGGATGATTAaagtaagtaaatttttttccatACGTGAGCAGAAATCCTCTTGGAAAGACATCCCTGTGGTGGTAATGTCATCGGAGAATGTGCCCTCCAGAATCAACATGTAAGTcaaattcttgtttttctttttccttttttcccctttagtATGATTTGATTTTATGCAAAACCATGTAATCAAACTTTCTTTAGAAAATTTtaacaaagttttcctccacccatagaggatgggtTCACTTACTATCTTAGGGTTCATCATAAACCCCTTTTAGGATTATAGtatatttcaaaataccctttcgaTACCCATTGTTACCCTCTCTCCCACCCGTCGATAAATAGGATCCCATTCATTatgggtggaaggaaactcaatcGATCCTATATAATTTCAAATTCTTTATCAAACAAAAACTACTTAATCTTGATTTGGGTCttaattttaacaaaaatatttaaagtTGGATCAAGAAAATATAGGGAAAAACAGTAGAATGAATCTACCCAAGGTTCATCCACTAGGTGATCAGTACTTCTCCATTAAGAGATTCTTAAGAATTCAAATTTACAGAATGGTCCCACTTGAAATATCTTGATAGAATGTTTGGTTAGAAGTGTAGTGAAATCAACaatcttatttcttatttattacGTAATTTCCAACCATACACTCCACtaaaaagttttatttttttcttttgtcattTTACTTACCAATTTACCAATGTGAAGACTGTTTTAACTTCATTTCACTGCAAACCAAATGGGTATCAATAGTTACTTTGTACGAGTGAGCCCATCAAAAAATTGCACATTTTGTTAAGGATAAATATAGATAGATTTACAAAAGTCACAAACAGTAAATCTTTATGGTCCTACCTTAGATCAGCTTACTAAAAGACTAAAAGTTTGATCTCATGAAATAATGGCAACCACATGATATGTCATCTTCAGTCAAATTCTAGAAACTGTTTGGGGTAAGGATCCAAAAAAgcaaacacaaaaagaaaattacctAAAGTATTCATTTTACTTTTACTGACTCTAGTCAagcaagaaactccaaccgaaATTCTTGGTCCTTAATTTTTGCTAGGCTTGTGATCACTGTTAGAGATTTTGACAAGTTGATTAATtgtgaaataaaatatatattcatTGGTTCTCATGATGTTTTATTTATCATTATATTCATCCCTTATATTACACATTTTTTTCCAATATAAATAAATCCTGGCATTTCACATAAAACTGTGTTAAATGATGCGTTAAAAGATTTTCAACCTTTTGAAAACTTTTaagataaagttttcctccacccatagaggacggtccacccaccatcctagggttttagtatgttccaaaataccctcccaatacccaTTCCCGCCCTTTCCCACCCCTTAGTGAATGGGATCCCCTTCatagtgggtggagggaaactcggtccaaacttttttagttcaccactttggtgacaagaaGTTATTCCCATGAAGGGAATATTCAAATTAGGGCAAGTGATTGATGTCTGGTTGGTTGGGTAGTTCCTCCACCAGTgagggggccaatgagagtgcacatagaggcatcaacatagatgtttttttttgtttcattgggGGGCAGGGCAGTACTTTTGTTGGCtcttgtgtctgggtgtaggaaCCATGCGATCAGATAGCGTTCTTATTCgcttcaaataaataaaaattcatgcTCTCCACACTATTTTTATTATGAACACTCCTTTTAAGGATGGCACTTCTCAAAAATTTCTGGATCACTTGGTTTACTAAAACTCTTATCTTGATTCCAGTGTTGCTAGAGCATACACACTTGTTTGCATTAAAAGAACAATCAATGGCATTTGATACATAACAACCATGAAGTGTTTGACAACTGGAGGTCCCAAATGTTTCTACTTTCTTTAAATGTATAGACAACTAAGGAAAATTCAATGTTGAACTGAAGGACCACTCAAGAGTACAAAAGATACACCAAATTTTAGATGAGATATTTTTTGAGacaaaacaagaaaggaaaataaggcATTAAAACCATTTGATTAATGTAGGAAAAGGATAGTTCCTTAATTAGTATGTTCACCCAAGTTGAGTCTTGGGTTTTCATTGAAAGGAAAACCATTTCTTTaggttttcttgtttttaataTCATTGGTTATCCACATTTActcaaaataaacaataaataagggccaataaTCTGGTgatattttaaaataaagacttttacctaaaaaaaaatgtttctaaCTActcttaatttgttttttattgaACATATTCATTCTCTGTTATTCTACTGATTTGTCTGTAATCCTTCTTAATTTGTGGTCCAAATACTTATCCTTTACTTCAAGGTTTCTAGTAAGAACCACAAAACCACCAGTCTGGTAGGTCAAAAAGTCAATGTCGGTctttgttatgtgcctaatgggatCCACTCTAGTGTATAGGCATTAGATTGGGTCAACCTAGTATGAGATAGTTTAAAGAGCTTGATTTAACGTCTTCCATCAGCTCTGAAACTTTTGACATATCGATCAAATATTTAACAGTCTCCACATTGTCATCACAAGTCACTTCATTTAAGATGAGGTGAAACTCAGTGCAGTAACAATATTCTTCAACTAAGAGAATGACCAACTTGTGAAGGCAAAAACAGAAGAAGGGCTAAACAAGGTTGGTCCCACCTGATAAGATCACTTTGCTAAAAATTGACCAGATTGAATAATGCCAACCACTTGATCTGTCGcattctcttctctatcttaGCTATCACATTTCTATGGGCTCTGTTTGGGAAAAGAAACCTAACTAGCTAAAAAACGAAAAACATTTTAGAGTTTTATGCTTAGAATAAATCTGTTTTGGCATTGTTTTCATTCGTTTATTAGGACCCCATGAGTCTTGTGGGTGCCACCTCCTTTGAAAAAGGCTCCATGTGACCCCATGTGAACTGCCTCAGAAGTCTTCTTTTGAAATTCTTTTACACAaatgtctatctttctctctctctctctctttcttatgttGTTGGGACAAAAAGATTCGGAGAAGATCTTCCCTCTCATTTTGACTCTGTGTGAATGATGTAAAAGCTTGAAAACATTTCTTTCCCCAAATTTGACAAACCCACCTTTAGGTTTTGTATTCAAACAAAAAAGTATTAAAAGTATTGGGTGCTTTTACAAgatttgtttggttgcaagagtTGGTCTGTCCCTATCCAGGATAAGATAGTTTGTCATTTGTTTGGGTTTATGACAATTTGACAGGTGTTTGGAAGGAGGAGCAGAGGAGTTCCTGTTAAAGCCTGTTCAGttatcagatttggagaagCTTCAACCCCATCTTCTGAAATCTCTGACATGTAAATGCAACTttagcaccaccaccaccaatgaCAGTAGCAGTAACTCTAACAACAATGGAATTAACATAAACTGTAACAGCGACAACAGTATTGAAAACAAGAGGAGAGCAGTGTCTCCTGAGCCAGCAGAGAGAATACCCAAACTCAAAGGCTTAACTGTGATGTAAAtgtgcagagagagagagagagaaagaagtgtTTTACTTTGTGTCATAATATAAGAGATGCATATCCTTTATTAGATCACAAATACTCTTCCCcacccccctcaaaaaaaaaaacatttaaaagaaaaaaaaaaaattcctttcaCAAATATGTGGTAGAGGAAGCTATGAGACATTTTATGTATAGTACTTCATTACTTACTACTTGCCATGTAATGGAAAGAGCAAAAATATACTAAAGCTCACAAATCTTTATCTCTTTAGCTTGCTTAATTATCTCTACTATGATGTTTAATTAGCCACTTTAAAATCTCACATTGAAAATAATATTCCCAAGTTCTTAGTTTTCCAAAATTGCTTTCCTTCACACTCACAAATCTACCATCATAATTACTCCCTTGTATGTTGAAGATTCGAAGAGGGTAGGCCTAGGTACAACAATGAGGTTTTTCTATTGCAACTTGGTAGTCGCAGGTTTGAACAAGGAAATAGCCTCTCCACAAAAAAGTGGGGGTAAGTTTGCTACATATgtccctccccagaccctgtaAGTAGCAGAAGCCTCATACATTGGGTATTGCCTTTTTTATGTTGAAGGTCCGAAGTACCCTTTGTGGTTCCTAGAGTTCCATCCAAGAGCAATGATTGTCATTGACGAAAGAATCCCTCGTCCTTCattatgggtgaaggaaaacccAATCCCTTGAATATAATAGTTTTCCAAGAATGGACACTCTTATTCCCATTAGGATCTGCACCACTGGTCCAACCCATTTACACCGATAAGGTCAATAGAACCTACTTAAGCAGATGTTTGAAGCAGTGTATGATGTGCTTCAATGTGGTCTTTTAAGTCCGGTAATGTCTACTAACTTTAGCAGACATGTGGTTATATAAAAAACGTCTGACGATTCCAAAGAAcgagaaaatagaaactctaactcTCAGACATGTCTTTTAGTTATTATTCATGTTAGACAATAAAACATTCATAAAGCTAAACTAGACGTATACACAAATGTACGGATGCCTACGTGGCTTGAATCTAGGCATAGGCCAACTTAATGGTAATCTCACAGCAAGCAGGAtggtgaaaaaaataaaaaaaaatttatgggtcCACTATTGATAAAGCCGGTCCGACTCCTCTATTTTCACCTGCCCGGTACTACCGTTAATTGTGAGTGCTACAATGCAACTCTAATTCAGTTTTCCTTTGTATCAATACGTACTCTGGCCATATTTCTTTTCAACATCATAAGGGCTGCAAGGAAGGGGTCAGGTCAGGCAGCCCAACGGCCTACGGGCAAGACTTGGGCTGCCTGCAAACTTGGTTAAGCCCAGAACCTGGTTTAGGGCCTGTGATCAGGATTCAGGAACATTCTGCAAGACTTTTGAACTCATTACTATATTCATGGGTTGGAATCGATATGGATCTGGAATAATAAATCTGCTGAAGCCAGAACTAGACTCTGAGCCCACCATCCTAAAGCCCAAAAGGCCCATTATAACCCCTGACAAAATTAGAACAAGCTATCTAGCCAAGCTACTAATTAAACCTCAGCATCTAATTCGATACTACCAATGACTGAGGAGATCATTACTACTCATGATTGGAGAGTTGGACTCAAACCGATCCATATCTGATATACCCTAGCTAggtagaagaaggaagaatatCTCAGAATAGGCTAGAGTTGGGCTtggttaaaataaaataaatttagaatTGGTTTGGGTTCAGATGAAGAAGTGGTTTAACTCTCCTTTAACTGGAATTTGATGCCTAATTAAGAGAAATTCGAATTGAGTCTATAGAATGACTGGACCTAGTTGGCTCAGAAGAACTAGATCCTTAGTCCTGACTCcggagttggggggggggggtaatctGGGTCTTTTTAAAAAACAGGGTagtatcagaaaagaagtttaaggtaacgtaattttaataaatatagggtAAGTGTAGGGtaatgatagtaattgccccataTAATTTTCACACAAAAGTTATACCCTAGGCGTGTACATGTTCTATGTTTCCTACATGATTACATGAAACTAACTTAAGACAGAAAAGGTTACCCTTGGCAAGGAGCATCATAGAAACCTTTTACCTATACCACGTTGGAAATATATTTAAGTCAAGGAATTCAATACGATTAATTGGGCGTGGTTCGAttgaaaagattctattttgagGATCGAGATTAATCGAAAAAATCTGGAGGTAAAAGAGGGGACAGGAGTCATGATTAATTATTTGCATTGTGGGGTATCCAGTGACACTGACTAGGTGCCAATCATACTCCCGCAGAGAAATCGGCAACACGGTATAAAAAGACAACTTGCTATAAATGGAAATAACTGGCAAATaataccaaaataaaataattaaaataacaaaggTGAGAGAAAAATACCTGTTCTGGCCAAAAAGGCCTTGCCAACTTGGTTTTGTGGAGTCCTGTGCTCCCGCTATGAATCCATGATTCCGACTGAATTTTGgccttcaagggtattttgggatttGACACGggtttaaacgtttatatttcaagaaaaggaacaaaaaaaaccgGTATTATTCACATAAAAATTGAGGCcccaatttttatttgaaatacatgcacttctaatgtttaaaaaaaaaatggtaacaTCTAAAATTAACTTTAGAAATTCTTTTTAGTAGATGCAACAATTTGTAGCTCAATTTAGATCAGTGCATTGACCTTGAATTAAAGGTTATATCATGAGAAATGTAgtccttcgagtcatctttacgtcggtgaaagaatcaagtcgatcagagagagagagatggtcaATTAAGTAAACCATTGTTTAACAAGTCCAAGGTCTAAAAAAAGGCTAAAATAAGAGAATGCTTGTTAGCAAACTCgtttaaaacgggaatgcttgccgtttgttttttttcccttatgttTGAAAAATATACAGCAAAACCTGTTCCATTTTAAGCGTGTTTTTGCTAACAAAGGGAGGGGCTTTCGGCATGTGCATGCAATACCACACGTGTAGAGTCAACCTGACTTGTCCCCCAAGCCACCTGATTTCACGATTTTTGGCCGACTTTGAATGACTATATCTTTTGATCCGtaagttttatttttgtgtACCATATATAATTGGAATTGCTTTTCCGAGTACTATACAATGATGTGGAAGTCAATTAAAAATTCGATTGGGAACATAGTCAAAGATGCACTCAAGAAGAAAACTCACAAAATGGTAATTCACATAAATCACAAAATGGTCATTCACATAAAGTAACGGCCAATCGGCGTCGCCTTCATACCAAAGTCTAGACCCAGGCTTAAAGTGACAAAATACATTCATTCGAAAAGTTTTGGTCAATTCCAAAAATACTTGGAGGTGTATCTAATTACAGgctattttggtaattttcactaacaaaaccctaatttttttaaaacagcTGATGATTGGGATCTCCAATGAGACTCTAGGGAATGTCCTTCATCACTGTCAAGTGTCAACACATTTCTGAAGGTGACAGCATTCAAAACCACTCAAATAAGGTCTATCCATGTCCAAAGACTTTATTCATCATTGCTATGCATGTCTCTAGGTGATAAAATGAGGTTTTTACAGTGGTGGTCCGTCTCAAATATCCGATCATCAAGTATGAGGCTCTTCACATTGATTTTTCAACAACCCTAATTATTCAAGcaatatcttttttttctcacaatttttttaatgtgaTAACGACATATGGAGAAGTCATATTGTTGTGAAATTTAATACATGACTAGGTAATGATGTGGATAATATATCCACTTAATTTGGACACAAACCTGGCTGCCACATGGCAACTATAGCGTATAAGAATTTCACCATCCACTTTTAATTTCTCCTTCAGCATGTTTATTAAAATGAATGCTATTAATGTGGCAAAATTAGCTTATATAgaaaaattagtttatggagtaAAATTAGCTTATGTAACATTGGTTAAGCTAGTTTTgggactttttttttaaacatttgcAACAgggttaagggtgtcaatagtttggtttggttttggtttttcaatttggtttagaaaatcgaaccaaatagaTTTAGAAAAACTAAAACCAATATCGAACTGATTagatttggtttggttctaTTCGGTTTGTATTCATTTCCATGTGTTCGATCTAATTCCATTCTTTGAAGGttttgaaatttcagttcaacCTATTCATTTCATTCAGTTTGCATTCGGTTCTTATACATTTTATCAGTTTGGGTTTGATTTATTAGATTTGAGCTCGGTTTTAATCAGTTTGATTCAAACCGACCTTTTACTCTACTCCTGAatcaatttgaattttattttccaaagtAGAACtgtctttttgttttgatttggtttgatttttaaatGATCGATTTAATTCTGATTCTAAATTGATACCATTAAATGGGGGGTGAATATTTGGATGTGGACTGAAAATttctaaaaatacaaaaaaagaaaaaagactaaGGTCGATGTGTCTCGCTCTTCCCCCTTCCTATCTCTCATGTATGATGCTTCATCCTGTGCCTCCATTGATGTCATTTGCTTGCGGGTGGTATAcatattaggggtgtcaatgggctgGTTTGGgctttcggtttcggtgtgacttttatagaaatcgaaaccaaaccattaaaaaTATTCGGTTttggtgcggtttggtttcgtgtcgatttcggtttatgataacgggttgatatcggtttggattcggtttggtaccggttttatataactagtaaggtccagttagtgctaatttttcttctctttctcttttaagtacataaaatatttcaaatacaatgcatctttgtatcctatgtcctatggcctatggatacaattggttggtaatcactaacaaaggatatgagataaaatGAGACattatcacaacacatttaggggacaatggggcattaggcatttcttgatttactcatttatcgggttaggttggttcggtttgggttcgggcctaacggttcggACTACGGTGCacgtcgggctagcccaaaccaaaccaaaccatttgcCTTTCGGAGTGGTGGTGTACATATCAAGAACTGAGAAAAAGGAGGCTGTAAGGCTGGCAACTATGCCCAAACATAggaagggtaaaatgatcacaTCACCTCTCATGAATTGAAAAATCACACCTATGGATTCTTCTATGCATTCGTACTAGCCCTCATGTtaatgcaggggccacgcagCCCCCGACAAGGATCAGAAAATTCTCCTGTAATTCTTTGCCCGGTCCATTTcccccaagtccctctaataggggagggtgaaccccacctgggcagtgtgttcggacaaggggtagggtgatcatttccaccccccctatgagagaaatttaattgtaggggataaagatccgacAAGGATCCCCCTCCTATAAAAGACTTATTGGCATTTTATGTTAAAAGATAGGGGAAAGGAATGCTAATCGGTGCTACAGCCCGATGCAAAAAGATCGTCGCACCCTTAGATCTTTCCATCTTTTCAGGGAGTGTGATGTTCTTTTCGCGTTGAACTGTATTTGGGTGTAGGTACATACCCACACATAACACTGgttaacgttctttctccctaaaagaTAAAAGGTAACTGTTCTCTACATTGGAGGCGCAggatgcacccagacacatgcgGCAGGGAAAATGACCCGTCCACCCCAAATAGCCGAAATAGTTGTGTGTTCGGATGCAAGCTGCCCATCCGTGCGCTCCCAGGAAAGGAGTGGAGCGAAATCCGAGAACATAGCCTCAGAAAATAATTAATGCAAATGAATggttaaaaatataaattagTTGTTATCGGGACTTGTGAAGACTGAGATTCACATATGTGGTACAATATTCTGACTCACAAACTACAAGAACTACCCTTTGGGTGGCGGGGGGTTGTTTGAATTTTTCTCCCTTCAGGTTCTCTTGTCCGGTCAGGTGCACAGGTTTCTTTGGGCGGAAATGAGGATCTCACCTCACCCggacagtgtgtttgggcaggagTGAGATCGTCATTTTCATCTCTCCTATAAGAGGAACCTGAGAAGAGAACAATCCGGGgtggtttgggttttaaaactACAAGAACTACCCAGGTCTGAAATTTGTTCACATCCATGTTTCAATGTTTCATGCATAAAGTCTTGCTtacccttaccaaaaaaaaatgtcacagagAAATTCTCCGCACGTCACTCCATGTTCAATTTTCAGTTTTCACGTGATTCCAACAGCAACAGTAAGCAAATGCGTTCTGGTTTGTGGACAAACCTCCCATGGCTGCTGTAATGGTTTGGTCACCACTGCATTAAGCACAGAAAGACAAACAAAAAGCAGAAGTAGCCGCAGATTTCAAAACCTGTGGAAGTTTTGGCTTCTCTGCACCTATAACCTACCCCAAAAACCCCTACCACAATAATTGAAGTcattagctctctctctctctctctcactctctctctctctctctctctcactatctTTCTCTAATAAATGTGTTAGAATATTACAAAGGTGAGAAAATATACTTCTGTAAAACATTTATAGTTACTATATTTCATTGGAGATTGGGGATGGTTCTGGTCTGTTCTTCGTCCTCCAAAGAGAGATGGTATTTAGATTTGgtgatttgttttttattttaggtaAAAGATATGGTGGTTTTTATTGTTCAGTTCACACTTCACacacaagaaacaaaaaaaggaatacAGAAACAATCTGTAATGAGCTGGTCCCCAGCTGAAAGCTGCGTCTTGGAAAGCAGCCCCCCTCTAACCCTTTTCTTCCGTCTTTCTTTATTGTTTCTTCAGTGGTGAAAGTGCGAATCGGATTTTAATCCGTTGCTGCTGTTGTAATGTAGATGCCATGTGTGTACAGCAAATCCCACATGATTTACATGGCATGGCACCCGTAGCACCGCACGATGAGTACagcagcagcggataaaaatccgTGTCAACCCACAGAGCCCCAATCCGATTTTCTGTTTATTTATTGGCTATCTTTGAAGACCCATCGACCAGTCATCTGCCCCTTGTTTAGCATCTCTGCTTGCTCATCCTCTCAAAGCCTGAAGATCTTATCAAATCTCTCTCACAGTATAAATCTCAGATTTAATTCATCCTTGGCTTTCGCCTCAGATTCATTGAACCCACCTCCAACTTCACTATAAAGCCAAGAATCTAACCTTGTCGTTGTTCTGCAATTGATTATCAAAGGCTCAAACAAAGCCCTATCCCAGTAACCATGTCTGTCCTCCCAAGCACTGCAGAATTTATGACTTCGGCCGTCCGTAACGGCACTCCCGTGCAGGAAAACTTCCACAAATTCTTCGAATGTTGGCTTGCGGAGCAGAATCATTACCTGCAAGAGCTTCTCTCTGCCTCCAAAGATAACAACAACCCGAACAGAAACGAAGACCCAGCAAGGgcagacgaagaagaagagaaggtctTGCGTCCTTTGATTAACCGAGTCGTTCGTCACTATGAAGAATATTACAAAGCCAAATCGATCTGGGTAGAGCATGATGTGCTTCGGATGTTATCTCCAACATGGAGGAGCAAGCTTGAAGACGCGTTCCTCTGGATCGGTGGGTGGAGACCCAGTATAGCTTTCCATCTCCTCTACTCCAAATCCGGGTTACAATTGGAGAATCATCTAACTGAGTTGTTTCGTGGGCTTAGAACGGGAGATTTAGCGGACCTTTCGCCGAGTCAACTTACCCGTATCGACGAGTTGCAGAGGAAGACtatcagagaagagaaggaagtaACGGAAAAGATGGCGAAGCATCAGGAGACCATAGCGGATTCCTCGATGGTTGAGTTGTCTCACGTTGTGACTGAGTTGATGAATGACAGGGATGGTGAGAGGAGTTCCCACGGAGATGCGGAGAGGGAAGCCGAGAGAGAACGAGTGAACTCGGCACTAAAGCGAAAAGAGCAAGGGCTGGAGAGGATAGTGGAGAAGGCAAATGATCTACGGCTGAGGACGCTGGAAGGTGTAATCGAGATCCTACGGCCAATGCAAGCCGTACATTTCTTGATTGCTGCTGCTGAGCTGCACCTTAGGCTGCATGACTGGGGGCTGGATAAAGACACCAGTAACCACCGGGCTGGCAGTGGAACCAACCACCATGGCTGAATCACCGAGCGTTAAGACTTGAGGGATGAGctctttttgctttttttgtttttttctgttttaacctaaaacaaaaaatgagccgTTTAGTTCTGAtgtccaaagtccaaacagAACACTTCAATAGAATGAAACGGTTGATGTCCAAACAGAGCACTTCAATAGAGTGACGTCATGATTTTTACGTCGGGAAAGTTTTCTCAGAGCTGTTGGAGGCACCAGCAGctcctctcttatctctccttctccttccctttgaCACTCCTCCCTCCATTCCTCAGCTCGGCCCAGTTCCCCTCCATTTCTCTTTTCGGCACTGtttccccagtgcctctaataaggggaggcacaatgaccaccttacccctgcttgaaCACTCTATTCGGATGGAGTCCACCCCTTATTATAGGTATGGAACTGAGCCAGgcagggaattggaggagataatttcccttttttctccACTACTACTCTTAATAAATTATAACCAAGAATCTAAAACACGGTACCATATTTAATCGAAAAGGTGTACCCAATGCTCCTGCTAGGGCAGGGTATGGGGATAATTTCAAGCCTTCATGTGTCTGGACTCTGGGAGTAAGGCTAGCAAGTGCTCCTTTTCCTTGTTTTTAAATGGGCAAAAGGATTCTGACTGGGTGCATAACTGCTTTGCCAAAATGTTCACCCCACCCCCATTGAAATGCGGAAAACCGACTCTATTGATGCTTCTACACACGC
The sequence above is a segment of the Telopea speciosissima isolate NSW1024214 ecotype Mountain lineage chromosome 7, Tspe_v1, whole genome shotgun sequence genome. Coding sequences within it:
- the LOC122667042 gene encoding two-component response regulator ORR9-like — encoded protein: MSSSKAEDIEEDKQEEEEQQQQQQHFHVLAVDDNLVDRMLLERLLTVSSYQVTCVESGDKALEYLGLLANVDHLDSTSSSSSSSSPPSEHEGDQTVKMKVNLIMTDYSMPGMTGYDLLKRVKKSSWKDIPVVVMSSENVPSRINMCLEGGAEEFLLKPVQLSDLEKLQPHLLKSLTCKCNFSTTTTNDSSSNSNNNGININCNSDNSIENKRRAVSPEPAERIPKLKGLTVM
- the LOC122669293 gene encoding protein DOG1-like 4, yielding MSVLPSTAEFMTSAVRNGTPVQENFHKFFECWLAEQNHYLQELLSASKDNNNPNRNEDPARADEEEEKVLRPLINRVVRHYEEYYKAKSIWVEHDVLRMLSPTWRSKLEDAFLWIGGWRPSIAFHLLYSKSGLQLENHLTELFRGLRTGDLADLSPSQLTRIDELQRKTIREEKEVTEKMAKHQETIADSSMVELSHVVTELMNDRDGERSSHGDAEREAERERVNSALKRKEQGLERIVEKANDLRLRTLEGVIEILRPMQAVHFLIAAAELHLRLHDWGLDKDTSNHRAGSGTNHHG